A window of Streptomyces marispadix contains these coding sequences:
- a CDS encoding glycerophosphodiester phosphodiesterase, translating to MTTDPRPSTAHGPRHRPAPLPVHTAAVRRVPRHPFLDHRGPLALAHRGGAADGLENTHSAFARAVALGYRYLETDVHATADGRLVAFHDETLDRMTDASGPIAGLPWSQVRQALVGGREPLPLMRELLRAFPGARWNIDVKSEAALVPLLELLDEQDAWPRVCVGSFEEERVARAQALAGPRLATSLGTRGVVRLRLRSYGLVPARAVRASAVCVQVPEHRSGIRVVDRAFVRAAHARWMQVHVWTVNERNRMRELLDLGVDGIVTDHIETLRDVLTERGAWMPGPGPR from the coding sequence ATGACCACCGACCCGCGACCTTCCACCGCGCACGGCCCGCGTCACCGGCCCGCCCCGCTTCCCGTGCACACGGCCGCGGTGCGGCGCGTGCCGCGCCATCCGTTCCTCGACCACCGCGGCCCGCTGGCCCTCGCGCACCGCGGCGGCGCGGCCGACGGGCTGGAGAACACCCACAGCGCCTTCGCCCGCGCCGTCGCCCTCGGCTACCGCTATCTGGAGACGGACGTGCACGCCACCGCCGACGGCCGGCTCGTCGCCTTCCACGACGAGACCCTGGACCGGATGACGGACGCGAGCGGCCCCATCGCCGGACTCCCCTGGTCGCAGGTGCGCCAGGCCCTCGTCGGAGGCCGTGAACCGCTGCCGCTGATGCGGGAGTTGCTGCGGGCCTTCCCCGGCGCGCGCTGGAACATCGACGTGAAATCGGAGGCCGCGCTCGTACCGCTGCTGGAGCTGCTGGACGAGCAGGACGCGTGGCCGCGCGTATGCGTCGGCTCCTTCGAGGAGGAGCGGGTCGCCAGGGCACAGGCCCTGGCCGGGCCGCGGCTCGCGACGTCGCTCGGCACCCGGGGCGTGGTGCGGCTGAGGCTGCGTTCGTACGGACTGGTACCGGCGCGGGCGGTGCGCGCCAGCGCCGTGTGCGTGCAGGTTCCGGAGCACCGGTCGGGGATCCGCGTGGTCGACCGGGCCTTCGTACGGGCGGCGCACGCGCGCTGGATGCAGGTGCACGTTTGGACAGTGAACGAGAGAAACCGGATGCGGGAGTTGCTCGACCTGGGAGTTGACGGCATTGTGACCGATCACATCGAGACACTGCGCGACGTCCTCACCGAGCGGGGTGCGTGGATGCCCGGGCCCGGACCCCGGTAG
- the yczR gene encoding MocR-like transcription factor YczR, translating into MVQWTSAVGAPQLARLLASQRAATAADAGHRVPAYRSLADGVRLLVLEGRIPVAARLPAERELAAALRVSRTTVAAAFEALRNDGFLASRRGSGSWTAVPAGKPLPTRGLEPLPPESAGSVIDLACATFLAPEPHLTDAFQGAVRDLAPYTDTHGNYPGGLPALREALAARYTARGVPTMPEQIMVTTGAMGAVAALARQLVPRSERVAVEHPSYANVLHLLRDAGARLVPVPMAGELAGWDLPTWRQAFRESAPRMAYVIADYHNPTGALAPDEQRREMVEAARAAGTVLVADESMTDLTLDEDVRLPRPMASFDPGGSTVITVGSVSKAVWAGLRIGWVRASPEMIRSLVAARVYADLGSPVLEQLAVARLMTGDGWESAVAARRAGARANRDALVAELHDRLPDWEFSVPRGGLTLWARTGGLSGSRIADAGERIGVRVPAGTRFGVDGAFEGYVRLLFTVAGPVVGEAVARLAKAADLVRAGAVADGDVPRTYVA; encoded by the coding sequence ATGGTGCAGTGGACCTCTGCCGTCGGCGCGCCACAGCTTGCCCGGCTGCTGGCGTCGCAGCGCGCGGCGACCGCCGCCGACGCGGGACACCGGGTACCGGCGTACCGTTCGCTGGCCGACGGCGTGCGGCTGCTCGTACTGGAGGGCCGCATCCCCGTGGCCGCCCGCCTGCCCGCGGAGCGGGAACTCGCCGCGGCGCTGCGCGTCAGCCGTACGACCGTTGCCGCCGCCTTCGAGGCGCTGCGCAACGACGGATTCCTCGCGTCACGCCGCGGCTCGGGAAGCTGGACCGCCGTGCCCGCGGGAAAGCCGCTGCCCACCCGCGGGCTGGAGCCGCTGCCGCCCGAGTCCGCCGGGTCCGTCATCGATCTGGCCTGCGCCACCTTCCTGGCGCCCGAACCCCATCTCACCGACGCCTTCCAGGGCGCCGTCCGGGACCTCGCGCCCTATACCGACACCCACGGCAACTACCCGGGCGGACTGCCCGCGCTGCGTGAGGCGCTGGCCGCGCGCTACACCGCACGCGGCGTCCCGACGATGCCCGAGCAGATCATGGTCACCACCGGTGCGATGGGCGCGGTCGCCGCCCTGGCACGGCAGTTGGTGCCCCGCAGCGAACGCGTCGCCGTCGAGCACCCCTCGTACGCCAATGTGCTGCACCTGCTGCGCGACGCCGGTGCCCGCCTCGTGCCGGTGCCCATGGCCGGCGAACTGGCCGGCTGGGACCTTCCCACCTGGCGTCAGGCGTTCCGTGAGAGCGCGCCGCGCATGGCGTACGTCATCGCCGACTACCACAACCCCACCGGCGCCCTCGCCCCCGACGAGCAGCGGCGCGAGATGGTCGAGGCGGCACGCGCGGCCGGTACGGTCCTCGTCGCCGACGAGTCGATGACCGACCTGACGCTGGACGAGGACGTCCGACTGCCCCGTCCCATGGCCTCGTTCGACCCCGGCGGCTCCACCGTCATCACCGTCGGCTCCGTCAGCAAGGCGGTCTGGGCGGGCCTGCGCATCGGCTGGGTGAGGGCGTCGCCCGAGATGATCCGCAGCCTCGTCGCCGCCCGCGTCTACGCCGACTTGGGCAGCCCCGTACTCGAACAGCTCGCCGTGGCACGGCTGATGACGGGCGACGGCTGGGAGTCGGCCGTCGCCGCGCGCCGCGCCGGAGCCCGCGCCAACCGCGACGCGCTCGTCGCCGAACTCCACGACCGGCTGCCCGACTGGGAGTTCAGCGTCCCGCGCGGCGGGCTGACGCTGTGGGCACGCACCGGCGGCCTGTCCGGTTCACGCATCGCCGACGCGGGCGAGCGCATCGGCGTACGCGTGCCCGCGGGCACCCGCTTCGGCGTCGACGGTGCCTTCGAGGGCTACGTGCGGCTGCTGTTCACCGTGGCGGGCCCGGTCGTGGGCGAGGCGGTCGCCCGTCTGGCCAAAGCGGCAGACCTCGTACGCGCGGGCGCGGTCGCCGACGGGGACGTGCCGCGCACCTACGTCGCCTGA
- a CDS encoding Na+/H+ antiporter subunit A, producing the protein MLSLILLHFAGACSAPLLVRWLGPRAFLVLALIPAAALAWAVRHYGDVTAGEAVVERWPWMPVLGVELELRCDALALLMVAVVGGVGALVLVYCAGYFARPAFSLGQFAGTLTAFAGAMLGLVLADDLIVLYVMWELTTVFSFLLIGHVPERRPNRLAALQALMVTVTGGLAMLVGFLMLGHAAGTYRLSGILADPPSADAPVVAALVLILAGALSKSALWPFSFWLPGAMAAPTPVSAYLHAAAMVKAGVYLVARLAPAYAHVPAWRTIVLTLGAATMLLGGWRALREKDLKRLLAYGTVSQLGYLTVLTGTGTRVAALAGAAALLAHALFKAPLFLVVGIVDHATGTRQTDRLSGLARAMPGVCAVAVAAGASMAGLPPLLGFAAKEAAFTALLHPGSDGPPASASAAVVVALTAGTALTTAYTLRFLWGAFGTKTSGVATSAPTAVRTPVSPLLTVPAAVCALAGAALGPGAFSLGPLLGDYARAFPPSRAVPSAPYELAMWHGASAALALSLLTWAAGAVLFWKTRPMERLGRRLAVTDGRHIFARSLWALERTALEVTGAVQRGSLPVYLGTVLGVLITAQSIAMIVDPPWRHVGRVRWYDSVPQLGVAVVVCMVGALCVTSRQRMTAVVLAGVTGYGTAVLYVLHGAPDLALTQFAVETVSVVVFVLVLRRLPARFPDERRSSMLRRVTRLVTGLAAGGFAAVLTYVAGAARESRPSGPNLTFATQNHGLKNVVSTTLVDLRSWDTLGESAVLGVAAVGVTSLVFLRRRTGSPVTAWPSAAESVPGATPSGAPQAPARRPPHGTEGRGTHRAGHVWPLRAETGGRAGLPRRGAGAVPRRTWLTGSGTLDPERRSVIFEVLARLVFHPIVVLSLYLLFCAENLPGGGFSAGLVAGLALAVRYLAGGRYELDAAAPVDAGFLLGLGLMTMTGTGLVGLVLSGSVLQAGTFHGELPVVGKFHAASPVLFDTGIYLLVLGVVLDVLRSLGSEIDRRVERALGEEARGPATTGAPAGGGPAGGSPATGGEAAR; encoded by the coding sequence GTGCTGTCGCTGATCCTCCTCCACTTCGCCGGGGCGTGCTCCGCTCCGCTCCTGGTGCGGTGGCTGGGCCCAAGGGCCTTCCTCGTACTGGCCCTTATCCCGGCGGCGGCACTGGCCTGGGCCGTACGGCACTACGGGGACGTGACGGCAGGCGAGGCCGTCGTCGAGCGGTGGCCGTGGATGCCGGTGCTCGGCGTGGAGCTGGAGCTGCGCTGCGATGCGCTGGCCCTGCTGATGGTCGCCGTCGTCGGCGGCGTCGGCGCGCTCGTACTGGTCTACTGCGCGGGCTACTTCGCCCGGCCCGCGTTCTCCCTCGGGCAGTTCGCGGGGACGCTCACCGCGTTCGCCGGCGCGATGCTCGGCCTCGTACTCGCTGACGACCTGATCGTGCTGTACGTGATGTGGGAGCTGACCACCGTCTTCTCCTTCCTCCTCATCGGCCACGTCCCCGAACGGCGCCCCAACCGGCTCGCCGCGCTCCAGGCGCTGATGGTGACCGTCACCGGCGGACTCGCCATGCTGGTGGGCTTCCTGATGCTCGGCCACGCCGCAGGCACCTACCGCCTCTCCGGCATCCTCGCCGACCCGCCGTCGGCCGACGCTCCCGTGGTCGCGGCACTGGTGCTGATCCTCGCCGGTGCCCTGTCGAAGTCCGCGCTGTGGCCCTTCAGTTTCTGGCTGCCCGGCGCGATGGCCGCACCCACACCCGTATCCGCGTATCTGCACGCCGCGGCCATGGTCAAGGCCGGGGTCTACCTCGTCGCGCGACTCGCACCGGCCTACGCGCACGTCCCCGCCTGGCGCACGATCGTCCTCACCCTCGGCGCCGCGACGATGCTGCTCGGCGGCTGGCGCGCACTGCGTGAGAAGGACCTCAAGCGGCTGCTCGCCTACGGCACCGTCAGCCAGCTCGGCTACCTCACCGTGCTGACCGGCACGGGCACCCGCGTCGCGGCCCTCGCAGGTGCCGCGGCGCTGCTCGCACACGCCCTGTTCAAGGCGCCGCTCTTCCTCGTCGTCGGCATCGTCGACCACGCCACCGGCACCCGGCAGACCGACCGCCTCTCAGGGCTGGCCCGTGCGATGCCAGGCGTGTGCGCAGTGGCCGTAGCCGCGGGCGCGTCGATGGCGGGACTGCCGCCGCTGCTCGGTTTCGCCGCGAAGGAGGCCGCGTTCACGGCGCTGCTGCACCCCGGATCGGACGGGCCGCCCGCATCCGCTTCGGCCGCCGTAGTGGTCGCCCTCACGGCGGGCACGGCACTGACGACGGCGTACACGCTGCGATTCCTGTGGGGCGCCTTCGGTACGAAGACCTCCGGGGTCGCCACCAGCGCCCCGACCGCCGTACGCACGCCCGTCAGCCCGCTGCTGACCGTGCCGGCGGCCGTCTGCGCACTGGCGGGAGCCGCACTCGGTCCGGGCGCCTTCAGCCTCGGACCGCTGCTCGGCGACTACGCCCGCGCCTTCCCGCCGTCCAGGGCCGTGCCTTCCGCGCCCTACGAACTGGCGATGTGGCACGGAGCGAGCGCCGCACTCGCGCTGTCCCTCCTCACCTGGGCCGCGGGTGCGGTGCTCTTCTGGAAGACCCGCCCGATGGAACGCCTCGGCAGGCGCCTCGCCGTGACCGACGGCCGCCACATCTTCGCCCGCTCGCTGTGGGCACTGGAACGCACCGCCCTCGAAGTCACCGGCGCCGTGCAGCGTGGATCGCTGCCCGTCTACCTCGGGACCGTCCTCGGCGTGCTCATCACCGCGCAGAGCATCGCCATGATCGTCGACCCGCCGTGGCGGCACGTGGGCCGGGTCCGCTGGTACGACTCCGTGCCGCAGCTCGGCGTCGCCGTCGTCGTCTGCATGGTCGGCGCACTGTGCGTGACGTCCCGTCAGCGCATGACCGCCGTCGTACTCGCCGGAGTCACCGGCTACGGAACGGCCGTGCTGTACGTGCTGCACGGCGCGCCCGATCTCGCGCTGACCCAGTTCGCCGTGGAGACCGTCTCCGTAGTGGTCTTCGTCCTGGTGCTGCGCAGACTGCCCGCCCGCTTCCCCGACGAGCGTCGCAGCAGCATGCTCCGCCGGGTGACCCGGCTGGTGACGGGCCTGGCGGCGGGAGGGTTCGCCGCCGTGCTGACATACGTCGCCGGAGCCGCAAGGGAGAGCCGGCCGTCCGGTCCCAACCTGACGTTCGCCACCCAGAATCACGGGCTGAAGAACGTCGTCTCCACCACCCTCGTCGACCTGCGCTCCTGGGACACCCTCGGCGAGTCGGCGGTGCTCGGCGTCGCCGCCGTCGGCGTCACGAGCCTCGTCTTCCTGCGCCGCCGCACCGGCAGCCCCGTCACGGCCTGGCCCTCCGCGGCCGAGTCCGTGCCCGGGGCGACGCCGTCCGGCGCCCCGCAGGCGCCCGCGCGCCGCCCGCCCCACGGAACCGAGGGCCGGGGCACCCACCGTGCCGGGCACGTATGGCCTCTGCGGGCGGAGACCGGCGGAAGGGCGGGACTCCCACGGCGCGGAGCGGGCGCCGTACCCCGCCGCACGTGGCTCACCGGCAGCGGCACCCTCGACCCCGAACGCCGCTCGGTGATCTTCGAGGTGCTGGCCCGTCTCGTCTTCCACCCCATCGTGGTGCTCTCCCTCTATCTGCTCTTCTGCGCCGAGAACCTGCCGGGCGGCGGCTTCAGCGCGGGCCTCGTCGCGGGGCTGGCCCTCGCCGTGCGCTATCTCGCGGGCGGACGCTACGAACTGGACGCCGCCGCCCCCGTCGACGCCGGCTTCCTGCTCGGACTCGGCCTGATGACGATGACCGGCACGGGCCTCGTGGGGCTGGTGCTGAGCGGTTCGGTGCTCCAAGCAGGCACGTTTCACGGGGAGTTGCCCGTCGTGGGCAAGTTCCACGCGGCCAGCCCCGTGCTCTTCGACACCGGCATCTATCTGCTCGTACTGGGAGTCGTACTGGACGTGCTGCGCAGCCTCGGCTCCGAGATCGACCGGCGCGTGGAGAGAGCCCTCGGTGAGGAGGCCCGCGGCCCGGCCACGACCGGAGCCCCGGCGGGCGGCGGCCCGGCAGGCGGGAGCCCGGCCACCGGCGGGGAGGCCGCACGATGA
- a CDS encoding Na(+)/H(+) antiporter subunit C gives MNETLALVITGGALVAAGTVLLLSRPLTRIVLGTVVIGNGVSLLLLATSGAASRAPLLYRVFGPKRISDPLPQAFVLTAIVITLALTAFLSAMAYRAWQLSGTDDVQDDVEDLRVAHRAEYGEEHTEDTGPRQPRERERRARRREMLGTGAGEARRPSRHGGARVAAPRPRRSARHFHEARRRARAETRSHHAREVRMETEQEAADEDLWETILGADR, from the coding sequence ATGAACGAGACCCTCGCACTCGTGATCACCGGCGGCGCGCTCGTCGCTGCGGGCACGGTGCTGCTGCTCAGCCGCCCCCTCACCCGCATCGTGCTGGGCACCGTCGTGATCGGCAACGGCGTCAGTCTGCTGCTGCTCGCCACCTCCGGAGCGGCCTCGCGGGCACCGCTGCTCTACCGGGTCTTCGGGCCGAAACGCATCTCCGACCCGCTGCCGCAGGCGTTCGTGCTGACCGCGATCGTCATCACCCTGGCCCTTACCGCCTTCCTGTCCGCCATGGCCTACCGCGCGTGGCAGCTCTCCGGCACCGACGACGTACAGGACGACGTGGAGGACCTCCGGGTGGCCCACCGCGCCGAGTACGGAGAGGAACACACGGAGGACACCGGGCCCCGGCAGCCCAGGGAGCGTGAACGCCGCGCCCGTAGGCGGGAGATGCTCGGCACCGGCGCGGGGGAGGCACGGCGGCCCTCCCGGCACGGCGGCGCCCGGGTCGCCGCACCACGCCCCCGCCGCTCAGCCAGGCACTTCCACGAGGCCCGGCGCCGTGCCCGCGCGGAGACCAGGTCCCACCATGCGCGCGAAGTACGCATGGAGACGGAACAGGAAGCCGCGGACGAGGACCTGTGGGAGACCATCCTCGGGGCGGACCGTTGA
- a CDS encoding Na+/H+ antiporter subunit D produces the protein MAASSAGADGPASALVALPVVLPLFAAGLKLGIGVRLRRAQRVISTAVLATVLAVALVLLVDADRYGPQVMYAGGWRPPVGIVLVADRLSALMLVVSSAVTLCVLLYSIGQGMADQEETTPMSVFHPAYLVLVAGVSNTFLAGDLFNLYVGFEIMLTASYVLLTLGGTVTRIRAGATYAIVSLLSSVLFLAAVAVVYAATGTVTMAELALRFDELPAGIAVLAQISLLAVFCTKAAVFPLAAWLPDSYPTAPAPVTAVFAGLLTKVGIYAMLRTQTLLFPGGRLSGVLMVLALLSLLVGILGAVAQTDLKRLLSFTLVSHIGYMIFGIALATRAGFAGSVFYVVHHITVQTTLFLVVGLVERRGVTTDLRRLGGIAKLSPILGIVFFVPAMNLAGVPPLPGFLGKFGLLRAGVAHGGALVYVLIAAGAATSLLTLYALAKAWNLGFWRAAPPQLYVVGVVLDTVETDEETEEAPGATGAAAGAGGSAAAASGGTGAVDVDVLAGRGEAASFGGRSITTGQPPAAMLVPTAALVASGLVFTVLAGPLSSLTGRVAQEMTARTPYVKAVTGR, from the coding sequence ATCGCCGCGTCCTCGGCCGGCGCCGACGGCCCGGCCTCGGCACTCGTGGCCCTTCCCGTAGTGCTCCCGCTCTTCGCCGCCGGGCTGAAGCTCGGCATCGGCGTACGGCTGCGCCGCGCGCAGCGCGTCATCAGCACCGCCGTACTCGCGACCGTCCTGGCCGTGGCACTGGTCCTGCTGGTCGACGCCGACCGCTACGGCCCGCAGGTCATGTACGCCGGAGGCTGGCGGCCCCCGGTCGGCATCGTCCTCGTCGCGGACCGGCTCTCCGCGCTGATGCTGGTGGTCTCCTCGGCGGTGACGCTGTGCGTGCTGCTCTACTCCATCGGACAGGGCATGGCCGACCAGGAGGAGACCACCCCGATGTCGGTCTTCCACCCCGCGTATCTGGTCCTGGTCGCCGGGGTCTCCAACACGTTCCTCGCCGGTGATCTCTTCAACCTCTACGTCGGCTTCGAGATCATGCTGACCGCCAGCTATGTGCTGCTGACCCTCGGCGGCACCGTCACCCGCATCCGTGCGGGAGCGACGTATGCGATCGTCTCGCTGCTGTCCTCTGTGCTCTTCCTCGCCGCCGTAGCGGTCGTCTACGCGGCGACGGGCACCGTGACGATGGCCGAACTCGCCCTCAGATTCGACGAGTTGCCCGCAGGCATCGCCGTACTGGCACAGATCTCGCTGCTGGCGGTCTTCTGCACCAAGGCCGCGGTCTTCCCCCTCGCCGCGTGGCTCCCCGACTCCTATCCGACGGCGCCCGCCCCCGTGACGGCCGTGTTCGCGGGGCTGCTGACGAAGGTCGGCATCTACGCGATGCTGCGCACCCAGACGCTGCTCTTCCCCGGAGGGCGACTCAGCGGGGTGCTGATGGTCCTCGCGCTGCTGTCGCTCCTCGTCGGCATCCTCGGGGCGGTGGCACAGACCGACCTCAAAAGGCTGCTGTCCTTCACCCTCGTCAGCCACATCGGCTACATGATCTTCGGCATCGCGCTGGCCACCCGCGCCGGATTCGCGGGCTCCGTCTTCTACGTCGTGCACCACATCACGGTGCAGACGACGCTCTTCCTCGTCGTGGGGCTCGTCGAACGACGCGGCGTCACCACCGATCTGCGGCGTCTCGGCGGCATCGCGAAGCTCTCGCCGATCCTCGGCATCGTCTTCTTCGTCCCCGCGATGAACCTCGCCGGGGTGCCGCCACTGCCGGGATTCCTGGGCAAGTTCGGGCTGCTGCGCGCGGGCGTCGCACACGGTGGGGCGCTGGTCTACGTGCTGATCGCGGCCGGAGCCGCCACCAGTCTGCTCACGCTCTACGCCCTCGCGAAGGCGTGGAACCTGGGCTTCTGGCGGGCGGCGCCGCCGCAGCTCTACGTGGTGGGCGTGGTGCTCGACACCGTCGAGACGGACGAGGAGACCGAGGAGGCACCGGGCGCCACGGGCGCTGCCGCCGGTGCCGGCGGCAGCGCGGCCGCAGCCTCCGGCGGCACGGGAGCCGTCGACGTCGATGTGCTCGCCGGCCGTGGCGAGGCGGCCAGCTTCGGCGGCCGGTCCATCACCACCGGACAGCCGCCCGCCGCGATGCTCGTACCGACCGCGGCCCTCGTCGCCTCCGGGCTGGTGTTCACCGTGCTCGCCGGTCCGCTGTCGTCGCTGACGGGCCGTGTCGCACAGGAGATGACCGCCCGCACCCCCTATGTGAAGGCGGTGACCGGCAGATGA
- a CDS encoding Na+/H+ antiporter subunit E → MRAAQWPMVLGLTVLWVLLWGTLTAANVVTGVVVGVVVCVIFPLPPIETQVRLRPVGIVRFTVRFVLDMAASSWRLNRYILGPRPPLCAVLAVRMRSPSDLMLTATSVAVAAVPGSNVLDVHRASGTMYVHVMGAEGEAELERARYEVLRLEDRVVRAFGTRADVAALDARGGNGGAAAGSSGGRGGPWKRP, encoded by the coding sequence ATCCGCGCCGCACAGTGGCCCATGGTTCTGGGCCTGACCGTGTTGTGGGTACTGCTGTGGGGGACGCTCACCGCCGCCAACGTCGTCACCGGCGTCGTCGTCGGCGTCGTCGTGTGCGTGATCTTCCCGCTGCCGCCGATCGAGACACAGGTGCGGCTGCGTCCCGTGGGCATCGTGCGCTTCACCGTACGGTTCGTGCTCGACATGGCCGCGTCGAGCTGGCGCCTCAACCGCTACATCCTCGGGCCGCGCCCGCCGCTGTGCGCGGTGCTGGCCGTACGGATGCGCAGCCCCAGCGATCTGATGCTGACGGCCACGTCCGTCGCGGTCGCGGCCGTGCCCGGCAGCAACGTCCTCGATGTGCACAGGGCTTCGGGAACGATGTACGTGCATGTGATGGGCGCCGAGGGGGAGGCCGAACTGGAACGGGCGCGATATGAGGTGCTGCGCCTGGAGGACCGCGTCGTGCGGGCCTTCGGTACCCGCGCCGACGTCGCCGCCCTCGACGCACGCGGTGGCAACGGCGGCGCGGCCGCGGGCAGTTCGGGCGGAAGGGGCGGTCCGTGGAAGCGGCCCTGA
- a CDS encoding monovalent cation/H+ antiporter complex subunit F, with translation MEAALSVVVALLLASGVLVTVRLVLGPSTLDRAVALDALVAVVMAGIGVLTAARQIPYYLPALLVLSFLGFTGSVSIARFLALRDEAGGEDPDANYGPEEGSRGGHGRGGRRGDRDGEERGSTADDGRGGRRGGGPEQGSGG, from the coding sequence GTGGAAGCGGCCCTGAGCGTCGTCGTCGCGTTGCTGCTCGCCTCCGGGGTGCTCGTGACCGTACGGCTGGTTCTCGGGCCCTCGACGCTCGACCGCGCCGTGGCGCTCGACGCGCTGGTCGCGGTGGTGATGGCGGGGATCGGCGTGCTCACCGCCGCCCGGCAGATCCCGTACTACCTCCCTGCGCTGCTGGTCCTCTCCTTCCTGGGCTTCACCGGATCGGTCAGCATCGCCCGCTTTCTCGCCCTGAGGGACGAGGCAGGAGGCGAGGACCCGGACGCGAACTACGGGCCTGAGGAGGGGAGTCGGGGCGGGCACGGTCGCGGCGGTCGGCGCGGCGACCGGGACGGCGAGGAGCGCGGGAGCACGGCGGACGACGGGCGCGGCGGCAGGCGCGGTGGCGGACCGGAGCAGGGGAGCGGCGGATGA